From the Lysobacterales bacterium genome, one window contains:
- a CDS encoding cytochrome c: MSRLLITALALAASTLAFDAAAAGNADAGKKRAYTCTGCHGIPGYKNTYPMYSVPRIAGQSETYLVNALNAYKKGERKHPTMAAQAQSFSDQDIADLAAYLSTAK, from the coding sequence ATGTCCCGCCTGCTGATCACTGCGCTGGCCCTGGCCGCCAGCACCCTCGCCTTTGACGCCGCGGCCGCCGGCAATGCCGACGCCGGCAAGAAGCGCGCCTACACGTGTACCGGCTGCCATGGCATTCCGGGTTACAAGAACACCTATCCGATGTACAGCGTGCCGCGCATCGCCGGCCAGAGCGAGACCTACTTGGTCAATGCGCTGAACGCCTACAAGAAGGGCGAGCGCAAGCATCCGACCATGGCAGCTCAGGCTCAGAGCTTTTCTGATCAGGACATCGCCGATCTCGCGGCTTACCTTTCCACGGCGAAGTGA
- a CDS encoding cytochrome c has protein sequence MRQFFLISAVALFAVAPTAFAGDAAAGKAKSTVCAACHGPDGNKPIDANTPKLAGQHEDYLVKVLKDYRSGARANAIMGAQAANLKDQDIDDLAAYFASQKGDIKEIPHH, from the coding sequence ATGCGCCAGTTCTTTCTGATCTCTGCCGTTGCCCTGTTCGCGGTCGCGCCGACCGCATTCGCGGGTGATGCTGCTGCCGGCAAGGCCAAGTCGACCGTATGCGCCGCCTGTCACGGCCCCGATGGCAACAAGCCGATCGACGCCAACACGCCAAAGCTCGCTGGCCAGCACGAGGACTATCTCGTCAAGGTGCTGAAGGATTACCGCTCGGGTGCCCGTGCAAACGCCATCATGGGTGCGCAAGCCGCCAACCTGAAGGACCAGGATATCGACGACCTGGCGGCCTACTTCGCATCTCAGAAGGGCGACATCAAGGAAATTCCGCACCACTGA